The following proteins are co-located in the Eleginops maclovinus isolate JMC-PN-2008 ecotype Puerto Natales chromosome 23, JC_Emac_rtc_rv5, whole genome shotgun sequence genome:
- the rmnd5b gene encoding E3 ubiquitin-protein transferase RMND5B, with protein sequence MEQCACVERELEKVLHRFVMYGHQSEERLDELLRSVCEIRGQLVAFGVQDADLSVLSQTMAQCCKNIKETVQMLASRHKDIHGSVSKVGKAIDRNFDAEISAVVAETVWDTPERQKYLSETIVEHLYRQGMLSVAEDLCQESGVVIDMSMKQPFLELNRILEALRMQDLRPALEWAVTNRQRLLDLNSSLEFKLHRLYFISLLSGGIGNQMEALQYARHFQPFASQHQRDIQILMGSLVYLRHGIDNSPYRSLLETNQWAEICNIFTRDACALLGLSVESPLSVSFASGCMALPVLMNIKQVIEQRQCSGVWTHKDELPIEIDLGKKCWYHSVFACPILRQQTSESNPPMKLICGHVISRDALNKLTNAGKLKCPYCPMEQNPSHAKQIYF encoded by the exons ATGGAACAGTGTGCGTGTGTTGAGCGGGAGCTGGAGAAAGTGCTTCATCGCTTCGTGATGTACGGCCACCAGTCGGAGGAGAGACTAGACGAGCTCCTGCGCAGCGTGTGTGAGATACGAGGACAACTAGTTGCTTTTG GAGTACAAGATGCCGATTTATCAGTCCTATCCCAGACTATGGCACAGTGTTGTAAGAATATCAAAGAAACAGTGCAGATGCTAGCATCGCGACATAAGGATATCCATGGCAGTGTTTCAAAAGTGGGCAAAGCCATTGACAGG AATTTTGATGCAGAGATCAGTGCTGTGGTGGCAGAGACGGTGTGGGACACccctgagagacagaaatacCTGAGTGAGACTATTGTGGAGCACCTGTACAGACAAGGGATGCTCAGTGTAGCAGAGGATCTTTGCCAG GAGTCTGGTGTAGTTATAGATATGAGTATGAAGCAGCCTTTCCTGGAACTGAACAGAATCCTTGAGGCTCTGAGGATGCAGGACCTCAGGCCGGCACTAGa ATGGGCTGTGACGAATCGGCAGCGTCTCTTGGACCTAAACAGCAGTCTAGAGTTCAAGTTGCACCGGCTGTACTTCATCAGCCTGCTCAGTGGAGGAATCGGCAACCAAATGGAGGCCCTTCAGTATGCCAGGCACTTCCAGCCCTTCGCCTCCCAGCACCAGAGAG ATATACAGATCCTGATGGGCAGTCTGGTGTACCTGCGTCATGGCATTGATAACTCTCCCTATCGCAGCCTGCTGGAGACGAATCAGTGGGCCGAGATCTGTAATATCTTCACCAGGGATGCCTGCGCTTTACTGGGCCTCTCTGTAGAGTCTCCTCTCAGTGTTAG tTTTGCATCAGGCTGTATGGCCTTGCCTGTGCTAATGAACATCAAGCAGGTGATAGAGCAGAGACAGTGCAGCGGCGTCTGGACGCACAAAGATGAGCTGCCT ATTGAAATTGACCTGGGGAAGAAATGCTGGTACCACTCTGTGTTCGCCTGCCCAATCCTCAGGCAGCAGACCTCAGAAAGCAATCCTCCCATGAAGCTCATCTGCGGCCACGTCATCTCCAGAGATGCCCTCAACAAACTGACTAATGCTGGGAA GTTGAAATGTCCGTACTGCCCCATGGAGCAGAACCCGTCACATGCCAAGCAGATCTACTTTTGA